A single window of Nocardia sp. NBC_01327 DNA harbors:
- a CDS encoding sigma-70 family RNA polymerase sigma factor, with product MHVTAVAYNREVAEEFTTRTDPYRRELLAHCYRMLGSVHDAEDLVQETLLRAWRARDSYDESRASLRTWLHRIATNACLTALEQRTRRPLPAGLGGPPGDDPREALVHGGEVPWLQPIPDAMIGDPAEVAAAQGSLRLALVAAMQHLPARQRAVFVLREALDWPATQIAEALEMTPAGVNSALQRARKTLSESGIHEDGITEPTDRKAVIDRYVIAFRNADLTAIEKLLTDDVILEMPPYLNWYRGPADYTAFLARAFALRGTEWRMLPAAANGQPAVAAYVRNPAGEYVLHTLQIFTLSGDRIARTTVYQDPEIFALFDLAPAC from the coding sequence GTGCATGTCACCGCCGTCGCGTACAACAGGGAGGTGGCCGAGGAATTCACCACCCGCACCGATCCCTACCGCCGGGAGTTGCTGGCGCACTGCTACCGCATGCTCGGATCGGTGCACGATGCCGAGGATCTGGTGCAGGAGACACTGCTGCGCGCCTGGCGCGCCCGCGACAGCTATGACGAGAGCCGGGCGTCACTGCGCACCTGGCTGCACCGGATCGCCACGAACGCCTGCCTGACCGCACTGGAGCAGCGGACGCGGCGGCCGCTCCCGGCCGGGCTGGGCGGCCCGCCCGGAGACGACCCGCGCGAGGCGCTGGTGCACGGCGGTGAAGTGCCGTGGCTGCAACCGATTCCGGATGCCATGATCGGCGATCCTGCGGAAGTGGCTGCGGCACAGGGCAGTCTGCGCCTGGCGCTGGTCGCGGCCATGCAGCATCTACCCGCCCGGCAGCGCGCGGTGTTCGTGCTGCGCGAGGCGCTCGACTGGCCCGCCACACAGATCGCCGAGGCGCTGGAGATGACACCCGCCGGGGTGAACAGCGCCCTGCAGCGAGCACGAAAGACGCTCTCCGAAAGCGGTATCCACGAGGACGGCATCACCGAACCCACCGACCGCAAAGCCGTGATCGACCGCTACGTGATCGCCTTCCGGAACGCGGACCTGACCGCCATCGAAAAGCTCCTCACCGACGACGTCATCCTGGAAATGCCGCCCTACCTCAATTGGTACCGGGGCCCCGCCGACTACACCGCCTTCCTCGCCCGCGCCTTCGCACTGCGCGGCACCGAATGGCGCATGCTGCCCGCCGCCGCGAACGGCCAGCCCGCCGTCGCGGCCTACGTCCGAAACCCCGCAGGCGAGTACGTCTTACACACCCTGCAGATCTTCACCCTGTCCGGCGATCGCATCGCCCGCACCACCGTCTACCAGGACCCCGAAATATTCGCGCTCTTCGACCTCGCCCCGGCCTGCTGA
- the tuf gene encoding elongation factor Tu yields MAKQAYIRTKPHLNIGTMGHVDHGKTTLTAAITKVLAERGGGAFVPFDRIDRAPEEIARGITINISHVEYETATRHYAHVDMPGHADFVKNMITGAAQLDGAILVVSALDGVMPQTAEHVLLARQVGVEHIVVALNKADAGDGELLELVELEVRELLSANGYDGSGLPVVPVSGLRALEGDAHWSQALLRLLDAVDEYIPMPVRYTDAPFLMPVENVLTITGRGTVVTGAIERGRVRMGDRVAVLGYGDSLESVVTGVETFGRTMESAEAGDNVALLLRGVQRGQVTRGQVVAAVGSIAVHTEFTARVHLLTAAQGGRRTSIVTGYRPQFYLRTGDVVGDVVLAEGRAQPGETVEMAVTLGRPVPLEPGLGFAIREGSRTVAAGTVLAVSE; encoded by the coding sequence ATGGCCAAGCAGGCCTACATTCGCACCAAGCCGCATCTGAACATCGGCACCATGGGGCACGTCGATCACGGCAAGACCACGCTGACCGCCGCCATCACCAAGGTGCTCGCCGAGCGGGGCGGTGGCGCGTTCGTACCGTTCGATCGCATCGACCGCGCCCCGGAGGAGATCGCGCGCGGTATCACCATCAATATCTCGCACGTCGAATACGAAACGGCCACACGGCATTACGCGCATGTGGACATGCCGGGGCACGCCGATTTCGTGAAGAACATGATCACCGGGGCCGCCCAGCTGGACGGGGCGATTCTGGTGGTGTCCGCGCTGGACGGCGTCATGCCGCAGACCGCCGAGCATGTGCTGCTGGCCCGGCAGGTCGGGGTCGAGCACATTGTGGTCGCCCTCAACAAGGCCGATGCCGGGGACGGCGAGCTGCTGGAGCTGGTCGAGCTCGAGGTGCGGGAGTTGTTGTCCGCCAACGGGTACGACGGCTCCGGGCTGCCCGTGGTACCGGTCTCCGGGCTGCGTGCGCTGGAGGGTGACGCGCACTGGTCGCAGGCGCTGCTGCGACTGCTCGATGCGGTGGACGAGTACATACCGATGCCCGTCCGCTACACCGATGCGCCGTTCCTCATGCCGGTGGAGAACGTGCTCACCATTACCGGTCGCGGCACCGTCGTGACCGGAGCCATCGAGCGCGGCCGCGTCCGCATGGGCGACCGGGTGGCGGTGCTCGGCTACGGGGACAGCCTCGAATCCGTGGTCACCGGTGTCGAAACCTTCGGCCGCACCATGGAATCGGCGGAGGCGGGCGACAATGTGGCGCTGCTGCTGCGCGGCGTGCAGCGCGGACAGGTCACCCGCGGGCAGGTGGTCGCGGCGGTCGGCAGCATCGCGGTGCACACCGAGTTCACCGCCCGTGTGCATCTGCTCACGGCGGCGCAGGGCGGGCGGCGCACGTCCATCGTGACCGGATACCGGCCGCAGTTCTATCTGCGCACCGGTGATGTGGTCGGCGATGTGGTGCTGGCCGAGGGCCGGGCGCAGCCGGGGGAGACCGTCGAGATGGCGGTGACCCTGGGTCGTCCGGTCCCGCTCGAGCCGGGGCTCGGCTTCGCGATTCGCGAGGGTAGCCGGACGGTTGCGGCGGGCACGGTTCTTGCCGTGAGCGAATAG
- a CDS encoding MlaD family protein: protein MGILHNHKTLVSNVALVSMMLAGASYLAFDIARVRPGGSYAVTVQLDRSGGVQPGNDVTWRGYRVGKVRSVSIIDGGAQVAAVAEIEDRYRIPADTDIKVAALSGAGEQYIDFQPHSDGAPFLKDGMVIHFDPKRITTPTPISQTLIDTSGLLSQIDPDKYSVILTELDTALSGGPDQLRHLIDGISLATAGLDRLLPQTESLVENLRLIAGTTAHAQPDLGTLTRNSQLLFDQANAANAELRQLLERAPGQLAVASATLDRDADPIQSLTTTLAAIVNSAMLRIPAIHALFPALVIGTSAMGVPAHDNEFYTIADIWPRPWCRYTTKDTAPYVVQDGTLARWAYCTNPPPEQQIRGSGNAPRPDIPNNGAEMPTWADPNERTLPPVR from the coding sequence GTGGGCATTCTGCACAACCACAAAACACTCGTGTCGAATGTCGCCCTGGTGTCGATGATGCTGGCAGGGGCGAGCTACCTGGCGTTCGATATCGCGCGGGTGCGGCCGGGTGGGTCGTATGCGGTCACCGTGCAATTGGATCGATCCGGCGGCGTGCAACCCGGCAATGATGTGACCTGGCGGGGATATCGGGTCGGCAAGGTCAGGTCGGTCTCGATCATCGACGGTGGCGCGCAGGTTGCCGCGGTGGCGGAAATCGAAGACCGGTACCGGATTCCGGCCGATACCGATATCAAGGTGGCGGCGCTGTCGGGAGCCGGTGAGCAGTACATCGACTTCCAGCCGCATTCCGATGGCGCGCCATTTCTGAAGGACGGCATGGTCATCCACTTCGATCCGAAGCGGATCACGACGCCGACCCCGATCTCGCAGACGCTCATCGATACCAGTGGCCTGCTGTCCCAGATCGATCCGGACAAGTACAGCGTCATCCTCACCGAGCTGGACACCGCGCTCAGCGGCGGGCCCGATCAGCTTCGGCATCTCATCGACGGCATCAGCCTGGCCACGGCGGGTCTGGACCGGCTGCTGCCGCAGACCGAGAGCCTCGTGGAGAACCTGCGCCTGATCGCGGGCACTACCGCGCACGCGCAGCCGGATCTGGGCACGCTGACCCGTAATTCGCAGCTGCTGTTCGATCAGGCCAATGCCGCCAATGCCGAATTGCGGCAGCTGCTCGAACGCGCACCGGGCCAGCTGGCCGTCGCCTCGGCGACGCTGGATCGCGATGCGGACCCGATCCAGAGCCTCACGACCACCCTCGCGGCGATCGTGAATTCCGCGATGCTGCGGATTCCGGCGATACACGCGCTGTTCCCGGCATTGGTGATCGGGACCTCGGCAATGGGTGTGCCCGCGCACGACAACGAGTTCTACACGATCGCCGATATCTGGCCGCGGCCGTGGTGCCGGTACACGACCAAGGACACCGCGCCCTATGTGGTGCAGGACGGCACCCTTGCCCGCTGGGCCTACTGCACCAATCCCCCGCCCGAACAGCAGATTCGCGGGTCCGGCAATGCCCCGCGACCGGACATTCCGAACAATGGCGCCGAAATGCCCACCTGGGCCGATCCGAACGAGCGCACCCTGCCGCCGGTTCGGTGA
- a CDS encoding L,D-transpeptidase, translating into MGVAAAGLTAAPAQADPLWPGGPEVPGVPAIIPSLPAVAPCSAQARACLRLGTNEAWLMDNGKVTFGPTPISHGMPGFETPPGVFKVAFKEPFHWSTMHQAPMEYAIFFNGDIAFHIGPTDKKSHGCIRMTPDGAKQFFSYLNPGDVVEVVP; encoded by the coding sequence GTGGGTGTCGCGGCTGCCGGATTGACGGCCGCACCCGCACAGGCCGATCCACTGTGGCCGGGCGGTCCGGAAGTACCGGGTGTGCCGGCGATCATTCCGTCACTTCCGGCCGTGGCGCCGTGCTCGGCGCAGGCTCGCGCCTGCCTGCGGCTCGGCACCAATGAGGCGTGGCTGATGGACAATGGGAAGGTCACCTTCGGCCCGACCCCGATCTCCCACGGTATGCCGGGCTTCGAAACCCCACCGGGTGTCTTCAAGGTGGCGTTCAAGGAGCCGTTCCACTGGAGCACCATGCACCAGGCGCCGATGGAGTACGCGATTTTCTTCAATGGAGACATCGCATTCCACATCGGGCCGACGGATAAGAAGTCGCACGGTTGTATTCGCATGACGCCCGACGGCGCCAAGCAGTTCTTCAGTTACCTCAACCCCGGCGACGTGGTCGAGGTCGTGCCGTAG
- a CDS encoding APC family permease gives MSYTEIEPSTPVTAPATGLRTGALGFPALLAQSVALISPTMTAALIIPLAFSSAGSGTWMAYLFGTGMLLFVAYNLNQFARRSTSPGSMYAYIGRGLGPVSGVLSGWTLIWCYLFIGIAGMTGFTIFSREVLSLLGIHSAIPSVVFFVILGVAAWALAVKDVRLSSMLTLALEGISVVCILALAFVVVFAHGVHIDTDQLTLHGTSPRGMSLAVVACIFSLVGFESATALGGEARNPLRTIPRAVVWSLVIAGLFFVVMSYVEVYGTRNSSASLDTLAMPLNTLADLDNVGYFKLPIDLGAMISFFALSLSCLNAGARLIYPMARHSVFPAALGKVHAANATPAAALTGYIVLMVGVPALWSSQTDVLTIFNDAGTLAAFGFLLAYFMVVVAAPVYLRKLGALSRPAVVGSVLAFVFLLVPTVGSFYPLPPWPVDLFPYIFLTYLLIGAGWLWLAARRRPGILAEIEADLEAPA, from the coding sequence ATGAGTTATACAGAAATCGAACCGTCGACACCGGTGACCGCACCCGCCACGGGACTTCGGACGGGAGCGCTGGGATTTCCGGCGCTGCTGGCCCAGTCGGTGGCCCTGATCTCACCGACGATGACCGCGGCCCTGATCATCCCGCTGGCCTTCTCCTCGGCCGGTTCGGGGACCTGGATGGCGTACCTCTTCGGCACCGGCATGCTGCTGTTCGTCGCCTACAACCTCAATCAGTTCGCCCGGCGTTCCACCTCGCCGGGATCCATGTACGCCTATATCGGCCGCGGCCTCGGACCGGTCAGCGGTGTGCTGTCGGGCTGGACGCTCATCTGGTGCTATCTGTTCATCGGCATTGCCGGGATGACGGGTTTCACCATATTCAGCCGAGAAGTGCTGAGCCTGCTGGGTATTCATTCCGCCATTCCCTCGGTGGTCTTCTTCGTCATTCTCGGAGTGGCCGCATGGGCGCTGGCGGTGAAAGACGTCCGGCTGTCGTCCATGCTGACCCTGGCGCTCGAGGGCATTTCCGTTGTCTGCATTCTGGCCCTGGCGTTTGTTGTGGTCTTCGCGCACGGGGTGCATATCGACACCGATCAATTGACCCTGCACGGCACCTCGCCCAGGGGTATGAGTCTGGCCGTGGTCGCCTGCATCTTCAGCCTCGTCGGATTCGAGAGCGCCACCGCGCTCGGCGGTGAGGCGCGCAATCCGCTGCGCACTATTCCGCGCGCGGTGGTGTGGAGTCTGGTGATCGCGGGGTTGTTCTTCGTGGTGATGAGCTATGTCGAGGTCTACGGCACCCGCAATTCGAGCGCGAGCCTCGACACCCTGGCCATGCCGTTGAACACCCTCGCCGATCTCGACAATGTGGGTTATTTCAAACTGCCGATCGACCTCGGCGCGATGATCAGCTTCTTCGCCCTGTCACTGTCGTGTCTCAATGCCGGTGCGCGGCTGATCTATCCGATGGCCCGGCATTCGGTCTTCCCGGCGGCGCTGGGAAAGGTGCACGCCGCCAATGCGACTCCGGCGGCCGCGCTCACCGGCTACATCGTGCTCATGGTGGGGGTGCCCGCGCTCTGGTCGTCGCAGACCGATGTCCTGACGATCTTCAATGACGCCGGAACGCTCGCCGCCTTCGGATTCCTGCTGGCCTATTTCATGGTCGTGGTGGCGGCCCCGGTGTATCTGCGCAAGCTCGGTGCGCTCTCGCGGCCCGCCGTGGTGGGTTCGGTGCTGGCCTTCGTCTTCCTGCTGGTGCCGACGGTGGGCAGCTTCTATCCGCTGCCGCCGTGGCCGGTCGACCTGTTCCCGTACATCTTCCTGACCTATCTGCTGATCGGCGCCGGCTGGCTGTGGCTGGCCGCTCGCCGGCGGCCGGGCATTCTGGCCGAGATCGAAGCCGATCTGGAGGCCCCGGCCTGA
- a CDS encoding dihydrodipicolinate synthase family protein has translation MPATVSGIVAYPVTPFSGDGEKIDVAALRILIDRMIDAGVDALAPLGSTGESAYLDDDEWTLVASESIGHTAGRVPTVVGVSELTTAGTVKRARIAESCGATAIMVLPISYWKLSERELRQHFTAVAESVGIPVMVYNNPGTTGIDMSPEFLVGLVDAVDNITMIKESTGDIGRMHRIVELGGGGVPFFNGSNPLARSAFQAGAAGWCTAAPCLVPDQIVQFWKLLRANEIDRADELFTRLDPLLRLLVSRGLPATVKAGLRGLGFEAGDPRLPMLPLETDVAEELEILIAAVRD, from the coding sequence ATGCCTGCAACTGTTTCTGGAATCGTGGCGTACCCGGTGACGCCGTTCTCGGGCGACGGGGAGAAGATCGACGTCGCCGCCCTGCGCATACTGATCGATCGCATGATCGATGCCGGCGTCGACGCCCTCGCGCCGCTGGGCAGTACCGGCGAGAGCGCCTATCTCGACGATGACGAATGGACCCTCGTCGCAAGCGAATCCATCGGCCACACCGCCGGCCGGGTGCCGACCGTGGTCGGGGTCTCGGAGCTCACCACCGCGGGCACCGTCAAGCGCGCCCGGATCGCGGAAAGCTGTGGCGCAACGGCGATCATGGTGCTGCCCATCTCGTACTGGAAGCTCAGCGAGCGCGAACTGCGGCAGCATTTCACCGCCGTCGCCGAGTCGGTGGGGATTCCGGTCATGGTCTACAACAACCCGGGCACCACCGGCATCGATATGTCACCGGAGTTCCTGGTGGGGCTGGTCGACGCGGTCGACAACATCACGATGATCAAGGAGTCGACGGGCGATATCGGTCGTATGCACCGCATTGTCGAACTCGGCGGAGGCGGCGTGCCGTTCTTCAATGGCAGCAATCCGCTGGCGCGCAGTGCCTTCCAAGCCGGTGCGGCCGGGTGGTGCACCGCCGCACCGTGCCTGGTGCCCGACCAGATCGTGCAGTTCTGGAAGCTGCTGCGCGCCAACGAGATCGATCGGGCCGATGAACTCTTCACGCGGCTCGACCCACTGCTGCGGCTGCTGGTCAGCCGCGGCCTGCCCGCGACGGTGAAGGCGGGGCTGCGCGGACTGGGCTTCGAGGCCGGTGACCCGCGCCTGCCGATGCTGCCGCTGGAAACCGATGTCGCCGAAGAATTGGAGATTCTGATCGCCGCCGTGCGCGATTGA
- a CDS encoding MspA family porin produces the protein MGVGLTALILGSAVAHADTTVPLPDGREALTTATGVQVDLTRTNEQAVIAPSLAANGTSRTASVTGVVFAKVDNATKGALVTGYLVGCQVDLSGGLSLGGDVWVSPSSVTPELSPSISLVPGGVSVVKLDTKQLDPTANAVGIAYSSRGIQISGCAGYAQARAFSTLTVQNQQGSAEVTLYGDPFSVG, from the coding sequence GTGGGTGTCGGTCTGACCGCGCTGATTCTCGGATCCGCCGTGGCACATGCGGATACGACAGTGCCGCTGCCGGACGGTCGAGAGGCGCTCACGACCGCTACGGGCGTGCAAGTGGATCTGACCCGGACGAATGAACAGGCGGTCATCGCCCCCTCCCTGGCTGCCAATGGCACCTCGCGGACCGCGAGCGTGACCGGAGTCGTCTTCGCCAAGGTGGACAATGCGACCAAGGGCGCCCTGGTGACCGGCTATCTGGTCGGCTGTCAGGTCGATCTGAGCGGGGGGCTCTCGCTGGGCGGGGATGTCTGGGTCTCACCGAGTTCCGTGACGCCCGAGCTCTCACCCAGCATCAGTCTGGTTCCGGGCGGGGTATCGGTGGTCAAGCTCGATACCAAACAGCTCGATCCCACGGCGAACGCCGTCGGCATCGCGTATTCCAGTCGCGGCATCCAGATTTCGGGCTGCGCCGGCTATGCGCAGGCACGCGCGTTCAGCACGTTGACGGTGCAAAACCAGCAGGGGTCGGCCGAAGTCACGCTGTACGGCGATCCGTTCAGTGTCGGGTGA
- a CDS encoding helix-turn-helix domain-containing protein: protein MSAFLRSHRRRAGLSLDALAERTGLTKSYISKIERGLSTPSIAVALRIAHVLDADVSQLFSENPDRSALLAIGRSSERAEPAPSGPANYQPLATQIVGKAMQPFVVTPSTEPGASHVDHHGDEFVFVHKGAVEVSIPGNVITLNEGDSLYFDADTPHQLRSISAQRAEVLIVVHDRDAADVPAAPRSRA, encoded by the coding sequence GTGTCCGCGTTCCTGAGATCGCATCGCCGCCGAGCGGGTCTGTCGCTGGACGCCCTCGCCGAGCGCACGGGTCTGACGAAGAGCTACATCTCCAAAATCGAACGCGGCCTGAGCACACCGTCGATCGCGGTGGCGCTGCGCATCGCGCATGTCCTGGATGCCGATGTCAGCCAGCTGTTCTCCGAGAATCCGGATCGCAGCGCACTACTGGCTATCGGTCGCAGCAGTGAACGCGCCGAGCCCGCGCCGAGCGGACCGGCGAACTATCAGCCCCTGGCCACCCAGATCGTGGGAAAGGCCATGCAGCCCTTCGTCGTCACGCCGAGCACCGAACCGGGCGCCAGCCATGTCGATCATCACGGCGATGAATTCGTCTTCGTGCACAAGGGCGCCGTGGAGGTGTCCATCCCGGGCAATGTGATCACGCTGAACGAGGGCGACAGCCTCTACTTCGACGCCGACACCCCGCATCAGCTGCGCTCGATCTCGGCGCAGCGGGCGGAGGTGCTCATCGTCGTACACGATCGCGACGCCGCGGACGTTCCCGCGGCGCCGCGATCGCGTGCCTGA
- a CDS encoding alpha/beta hydrolase produces MDTAALTGKRRVGFRWLRQAVTVVTTAVLVLSIGAGVAAAGPVHAPIVRAPAGGTQDLWVPSSMGKIKVQVQWAARGGSAALYLLDGLRAPSDHSQWTSDTDALRQFAGDNVTLVFPVGGHSSFYTDWYRPSSTNHQATTYKWETFLTKELPAFLAKYGVSRTNDAIVGASMGGNAALILAAHHRNQFRFAGSFSGFLHPTFPLWGEAMRAAMRDEGNFDVDDMWGPAGDPAWTRNDATDQAESLRGLPMYVTSGNGVPGLPDVPYGIGNTVNAMGLEAMALTATRIFGDRLAALRIGARIDIGMGTHTWPYWQQALTTAHPMILDALGAH; encoded by the coding sequence GTGGATACAGCTGCGCTGACCGGAAAGCGGCGGGTGGGTTTCCGCTGGTTGCGCCAGGCCGTCACGGTGGTGACGACGGCGGTGCTGGTCTTGTCGATCGGGGCGGGGGTGGCTGCCGCGGGGCCGGTGCACGCGCCGATCGTGCGGGCACCGGCGGGCGGTACGCAGGATCTCTGGGTGCCGTCCAGTATGGGGAAGATCAAGGTGCAGGTGCAGTGGGCGGCTCGGGGCGGCAGCGCCGCGCTCTACCTGCTGGATGGGCTGCGTGCGCCCAGCGACCACAGCCAGTGGACCTCCGATACCGATGCGCTGCGCCAATTCGCCGGTGACAATGTCACTTTGGTGTTCCCGGTCGGCGGCCACTCGAGCTTCTATACGGACTGGTATCGGCCGAGCAGCACCAATCATCAAGCGACAACGTACAAGTGGGAAACCTTCCTGACCAAGGAGCTCCCGGCCTTCCTCGCGAAGTACGGGGTGTCGCGCACCAATGACGCCATTGTGGGAGCCTCCATGGGCGGCAATGCGGCGCTGATACTCGCCGCCCACCATCGCAATCAGTTCCGCTTCGCCGGATCCTTCTCCGGATTCCTGCATCCGACCTTCCCGCTCTGGGGCGAAGCGATGCGCGCGGCCATGCGGGACGAGGGCAATTTCGACGTCGACGACATGTGGGGTCCGGCCGGCGATCCCGCCTGGACCCGCAACGACGCCACCGACCAGGCCGAATCGCTGCGCGGCCTGCCGATGTACGTCACGTCGGGCAATGGTGTGCCCGGTCTGCCCGACGTGCCGTACGGAATCGGCAATACCGTGAATGCGATGGGCCTGGAGGCAATGGCACTGACCGCCACCCGGATTTTCGGAGATCGGCTCGCGGCCTTGCGAATCGGCGCTCGCATCGACATCGGTATGGGCACACACACCTGGCCCTACTGGCAGCAGGCCCTCACCACGGCCCATCCGATGATCCTCGATGCCCTCGGCGCGCACTGA
- a CDS encoding SgcJ/EcaC family oxidoreductase, whose translation MNDIAVQTDERAAVLAVIDGVYGAWANNDADALAANFDTDASSVTPGWPGAGREAVRARFAAAFAGPWQGSRVVDEPSTVRFLNPDTAIVVGRSAVQLPGKSGTEPAVLGTWVIARPSGQWLVHAFHSCPA comes from the coding sequence ATGAACGACATCGCAGTGCAGACCGATGAGCGGGCCGCCGTGCTCGCCGTGATCGACGGCGTCTACGGCGCCTGGGCGAACAATGACGCCGATGCGCTCGCCGCCAATTTCGATACCGACGCCAGTTCGGTGACGCCGGGCTGGCCGGGTGCGGGCCGCGAGGCGGTCCGGGCTCGCTTCGCCGCCGCCTTCGCGGGGCCGTGGCAGGGGTCGCGGGTCGTGGACGAGCCCTCGACCGTGCGGTTCCTGAACCCGGATACCGCAATTGTGGTGGGCCGCAGCGCAGTACAGCTGCCCGGGAAGTCGGGCACCGAACCGGCGGTGCTGGGTACCTGGGTGATCGCCCGGCCGTCCGGGCAGTGGCTGGTGCACGCCTTCCACAGCTGCCCGGCCTGA
- a CDS encoding aldolase encodes MNLGKAELMAAAERAMRTEIPVSGWTDRQKIALTCRALSDAGHDSALAGQISARGQAPGTFLTQRLGLGFDEITAANLLLVDEDLTVLEGAGMANPANRFHSWIYRARPDVNCIVHTHPLHIAALSMLEIPLQVSQMDIAPLYDDCAFLPDWPGVPVGNEEGEIISAALGDKRAILLAHHGQLVVGATIEEACSLAHLIERAAQLQLLAMSAGEIKPLPPRLAAEAHDWTLRPKRSEANFAYYARRVLRRHPDVFELDNSE; translated from the coding sequence ATGAATCTGGGCAAGGCCGAACTCATGGCGGCCGCCGAGCGCGCCATGCGCACCGAGATTCCGGTCAGCGGCTGGACCGACCGGCAGAAGATCGCCCTGACCTGCCGGGCGCTGTCGGATGCCGGACATGATTCGGCGCTCGCCGGGCAGATCTCGGCCCGCGGGCAGGCGCCCGGAACATTTCTCACGCAGCGGCTGGGCCTGGGTTTCGACGAGATCACCGCGGCCAATCTGCTGCTCGTGGACGAGGATCTCACCGTGCTCGAGGGTGCGGGAATGGCCAACCCCGCCAACCGTTTTCACAGCTGGATCTACCGCGCGCGGCCCGATGTGAACTGCATCGTGCACACCCATCCGCTGCATATCGCCGCACTGTCCATGCTCGAGATTCCGCTGCAGGTCTCGCAGATGGATATCGCGCCGCTCTATGACGACTGCGCGTTCCTGCCGGATTGGCCCGGAGTTCCGGTCGGCAATGAAGAGGGCGAAATCATTTCCGCGGCCCTGGGCGACAAGCGGGCGATTCTGCTGGCCCATCACGGGCAGCTCGTGGTCGGCGCCACCATCGAAGAGGCCTGCTCGCTGGCGCATCTCATCGAACGCGCGGCGCAACTGCAACTGCTCGCCATGTCGGCGGGCGAGATCAAGCCGCTGCCTCCACGTCTGGCCGCCGAAGCCCATGACTGGACGCTCCGCCCCAAACGTAGTGAGGCGAATTTCGCCTACTATGCGCGCCGGGTGCTCCGGCGTCATCCAGATGTGTTCGAGCTCGACAATTCGGAGTGA
- a CDS encoding MspA family porin, whose protein sequence is MRNSIGIAIAACGFLPTVLIAAGPAGADTQVALPDGQGQFTAPDGVLVQVARSGEQATLSGSMAASPLSRNAMVSAVTSVTVTPPSGVTVTGGHIETGYLVGCQVDLNSKVTTEGSGNTAGNATKPGQGGGGNSAPATPDNGGGGGGGDNGGGGGDNSGGGGGGGGGGGGYSGGGGGGGGGGLSVGTGDLGAGVAPTGISPYADPNMTLSLKPGKVATKAIQTYNFTGTSGITQYVNHTIAVDGCAGYAEARSYTTILVQDNVMDVTQTLWGQPFSLG, encoded by the coding sequence ATGCGGAATTCGATAGGAATCGCGATCGCGGCGTGCGGTTTTCTGCCCACGGTCCTGATCGCGGCCGGTCCGGCCGGAGCGGACACCCAGGTGGCGCTGCCGGATGGTCAGGGGCAGTTCACCGCCCCCGACGGTGTGCTCGTCCAGGTGGCCCGCAGCGGTGAGCAGGCCACACTCTCGGGATCGATGGCCGCGAGTCCGCTCTCGCGCAATGCCATGGTGTCGGCCGTGACCTCGGTGACGGTGACGCCACCGTCCGGCGTCACCGTCACCGGCGGTCATATCGAGACCGGCTATCTGGTGGGTTGCCAGGTCGATCTCAATAGCAAGGTGACCACCGAGGGCAGCGGCAATACCGCGGGCAATGCGACCAAACCCGGTCAGGGCGGCGGCGGCAACTCGGCTCCGGCCACCCCCGACAACGGTGGTGGCGGTGGCGGTGGTGACAACGGCGGCGGTGGCGGCGACAACAGCGGTGGTGGCGGTGGCGGCGGCGGAGGTGGCGGCGGCTACTCCGGCGGTGGTGGCGGAGGCGGTGGCGGCGGACTCTCCGTCGGCACCGGTGACCTCGGCGCGGGTGTCGCACCCACCGGGATCAGCCCGTACGCCGACCCGAATATGACGCTGTCGCTGAAGCCGGGCAAGGTCGCCACCAAGGCGATCCAGACCTACAACTTCACCGGCACCTCGGGCATCACCCAGTACGTGAACCATACGATCGCGGTGGACGGCTGTGCCGGCTACGCCGAAGCCCGTTCGTACACAACGATTCTGGTGCAGGACAATGTCATGGACGTCACCCAGACGCTGTGGGGTCAGCCCTTCAGTCTCGGATAA